The sequence CTGTACATGTGAGGGTTGGTTTGGGAGAATTTTGAAGAATACAATCATCGAAAATTTTTGCTTCCCAGTCTTGACTTTAACGTTCatttcatacaatgtatttcttttgtccTTCGTGTCCTTTAGCATGACCAGACAACAAGAATTCATCTGTGGCCTCTCGCACAAGGTGACCATAGCAGTCCTCCCCAGACTGAACATGGAGGAGCTGATGTTTGAACTCAACAGAAGGATTGGAAACCTGGACCAAGAGgacagcatcaaggacagacTGGTCAGTATCCTTAGGGACGTGATGTTGGAGGAATACCGTCAGTTAGAAAGGAAGGCGGAAATAAGTATGCCTGGAAAAGAACAGGAGACAATAATCATTCAAAGGGATATTTCAATGGCATATGCAGAAATGACATCAACTCCTGACGCCTCACAGCAAAGTTCTGGTCTAGACCTTGTGAACAGCAAGGAAAACAACGATACCAGCAATGAAGTGTTCACGCATACAAGGGAGCTCGCGCTAAATGCAGTTCAGGCACAGCTGACAGCTACGATCCCTCCATCTAATACCACCCTGACACAGATGAATACCACAGTAGAGTGCATTAAAAGAGAAGATGATGCTATGGCAACTGAGGATGGTGCAGGTAGAGGCTATCATGATGAGCTTAACATGGACACTCTTACTTTTAGCACACAAGTCCTTGATGCAGTTAACTCAACAAGTAATACTTACACAGAGAAGCCTGTGGAAGATGATAAACCCTGTCAGGAAACAGCCGTTGCCTCCGCCTTATGTGAACCGACGTCAGACCACACtgaaagacatacatgtataaagacgGAATGCCATGAGCCCGAGGATGATTACATTTCTCTACCATCCAACTGGAATCAGAATGAATGTTATACTGATGACAGAGATACTGCTTTGATTAACGGTGAGCATGAAGACAGTCCAAAAGTGAATATTGAAGAGACTCCTTCCACTTCTTGTAAACTGACACCAGACCGGGCTTGTAAGAACAGGGTGTCTCTTCTTTCTGATAAGAACTCTGGAATTAATTGCAAAGGGCACGTGCGTGACATCCGTGGATTTAATACATCGAATGCACACAATATCTCCAAGCCTAATAGGCAATGTTACAAAGCAGAAGAAAAGCCTTTCATGTGTGGTGAATGTGGTTATAGGGCATCAAATAAGACCAGACTTGTCGAACACATGAGgacacacactggcgagaaactgTTCAAGTGCAACCAATGTCATTATCAGGCGTCACTTAAAAGTTCGCTTGTCAAGCATATGAAAAAACACAGTGACGAGGAACCTTACTGCTGTGACATTTGTGAGTACAAGACCTACAACTGGTCACACATTAAGAGACATATGAAGTACCACGCTGGTGTGAGACCCTACAAATGCGAGCAATGTGAGTACAGCGCTGTTGATAAGAGCGATCTTACAAAACACAGGAGGcgtcacaccggtgagagaccctacagttGTCAAGTTTGTGACTACAAGGCAAGTCAAAGGGGCAGCCTTGTCTGGCATATGAAAACCAGGCACCAATGTAAATAAAACGTCGCGATCATTTCGTGCATCAGTGATTAATGGAAAACTAAGTATACAATTGCCCGTAATACTTTGTTCCTGAGCTCGAGAAAGTTTGTATAACATGAATTTTGAGTTGAcctgtaatgattttgttttcgtATGTATTTACAACAGCTACAGGAAAGTAAAAGtacaacaatgtaaacaacCATTTACTGTAGATGGGAAGTATTCTTGTATTGAATTTTGTTGATATTAGTATTACAAACTGCATGTTTCAACAAGTGCCTACTGCAATAAAGCTGAACTTTGGCAAAGCTTCTGTAGTCATGTGTTGATATATTAGGCCACAACAGGTAAATCTTTTGGATATCAGCGCACTGCGCAATAATGTTTGCCTGCTTTTTGACAAGAAATAAGAATTTTTCAATATGATGCTCAATATGACTAGAAGGTATCTATGTTGAACAGGAAAATATGTTGtgccttgattgtacttgtagaagtgacactaccttggtacatgtagctatgaTTGTAGTTATCACCATGGTAAATGATATCAGTTTACCATATTAGTGTGGCTTTGTCCAACTCATGAAGAATATACATTATAGAgagagaaattaaaaaaaaaagattgctgGCTGTGATTCCGTGTTATATCACTTCAATTATTGTTataacgtttatggtgtcttctttggaaaatattttataAACATTTTTCCCTCTCGTATTACATTTTTGTGCAtacagaggatgccatccattagatttgtttgttttggccTTTATCAGAAATAAGCTTTAATCTCTTACTGTCCACTGAGCTTTTTAATCCAAAGAGCTTTTAGCCGTTTTAGGCAGTTCTCAATCTTATAATAGCTGGCTTATGTCAGCACATATGCATGAATCAACAGGACAATAATTTTTTCTCGTATCTTCTGGGGGTTTGGCCGGCCAGTCGGAAGTGACAGCTCCTTAGACTAAAgatagaagaaaaacaaaactggaCTTCCGATCCACCTAATGGTTAAACATTAGAATAGAATATGCAGATGGAATACCCTTGCATCTTTTGGATTTTTTGTTAACCTTAAATCTTCCCATCACAACACTGTCACTGtggtgtgctttgataagttgaTACTTATATCGTGTAATGAGTTGGGTAATCAGTACCCCTGACCCCTAATGACCTCTGGCCTGAGTTCGGGTCAACAAGTTTTCTGGGTCAGCGACTGCATACTTTTGTTCGAAATTATTCCGGGACGTCAGACTTCTTCGGGCATCTAGTAAATGAAGAACTATTTCTACCCAACTTCCCCATTGGGTATGGTTATCAAGCAGGTAGGACGGACCTTATCAAGCGAACATTGTTCAAAATGCGGCATTCtccttgatataacgttacttaacGTTAGTTCTTTTaggtagtggggaggggggcgtcccGTTACCCCTTACGAGGTTCTTTTCAGGGCACTACGAAGCTTTCTGTCGCCGGAATAACCTTTTGCTTTCGGTAGAAGCATTACACCGTCGAACCCAACAAGTaacttttagactagagtacaTATATTCTTAACTATTTGTTTTTcccaagaatttgcaataactATCATCATTAAATTAATTGTTAACCAACCAAGGATACGTACAATTTTGAATAGGAAGCACCAGCTCTAGCACTTCAAGCACAAGAATAGAACTGTCCATACTTTCGACAATGTATTTACTATAACGTTTATTTCATATAtgcgtatttcttttgtcaATGACGTTCTTCAGCATGTCCAGACAACAGGAGTTCATCTGTGGCCTCTCGCGCGAGGTGACCATAGCAGTCCTCCCCAGACTGAACATGGAGGAGCTGATGTTTGAACTCAACAGAAGGATTCAAAACCTGGACAAAGAGagcagcatcaaggacaggctggTCAGTATCCTTAGGGACGTGATGTTGGAGGAATACCGTCAGATGGAAAGGAATTCAGAAGTGTCTGAAAAAGAACAGGACGTGATGTTGGAGGAGTATGGTCAGTTGGAAAGGAAGACAGAAGAAAGCATGCTTGGAAGAAAACAGGCAATCATTATGCAAAAGACTATTCCAAAGGCGAATGCAGAAACATTGCTAACAGAGACTACAACTCCTGATGCCTCACTACAAAGTTCTGGACTAGACATTGAGAGCACCAAGGAAAACAACAATACCAGCAATGAAGTACTCACACATAACAAGGAGCTTGTGCTAAATGCAGTTCAGGCACAGCTGACAAGTACACTTCCTTCATCTGATAGTTCCATGGTACAAATGAGTACCGCAGTAGACTGTGGCATTAAAGAAGAAGAGGCTGCTATGATGAGTGAGGATGAAGCAGGTAAAGCTTGTCATGACGAGCTCAACGTTGACACTCCCACTTTCAGTATGCAGGAACTAGATACAATTAATCCAATGGGTGATTCTCGCATAGAGAAGCCTATGTCTTCTGAATGGACTCCAGActatgatgatgtacatgtaaagatgGATAGCCATGAATCCGAGGATGATCAAATCGGACAAATTTCTCTGGATCAGGATAGAGATTGCATGACTGGGTTGGTTAACAGTAGAAATAAACAAAGTCTAAAAGTGAATTTTGAGGAAACAGTTTCTTGTGAACCGATCGCGACTCAGGACCACGATTCTGAGAACAGGGTGTCTCCTCTCTCTAATAAGAACTTGGGAATTGTTTGTAAACGCTACGTGTGCAACTCGTGTGGGTTTACAACATCGTACGCACACAAGTTCTCTAAGCATAGACAACGTCACATGCGAGGAAAATCTTTCATATGTGGTGAATGTGGTTACAGGGCATCATATAAGTCCAGACTTGTCTATCATATGAGgacacacactggcgagaaaccatTTAAGTGCAACCAATGTCATTATCAGGCCTCATTGAAAGGTTCTCTCGTTGAGCATATGAAAAAACATGGCAGCCGGGAACCTTACAGCTGTGAACTTTGTGACTATCAGACCCTCCGAAAGTATCACTTTGAGAGACATATGAAGTACCATGCTGgtgtgaaaccctacaaatgtgaggaatgtGACTACAGGACAGTTGATAAGGACAGTCTTATAAGACACATGAGAtgtcacaccggtgagagaccctacagttGTAATGAGTGTGACTACAAGGCAAGTCTAAAGGCCACTCTTCTTAGGCATGTGAGAAAGAAGCACCAATGAAGTCAGTTACCAATCAGAAATAAATCATTGAGATCATTTTGTACACTAACTAactaaagctagttcacctttatttgcggggtaacctatatctgttctATTTAAATCTAGGCTgcttagggatatcaagttgatggactgCGGCTTCCGACTGCAATatcatgagaaaaaaatgcaatttgaaaccaccgtctaaTGATTTGATATTCCATAATACTATTTTtagctatatatagatacaatGGATTTAGCTTACCTCGCAAATAAATGTGAGCTTACGTTATATATATTCATGAAAAACTGATTATACAATTACCCACAAAACTTTGTTCATGacaaaaaagtttgtttctacaTGCATTTAGTATAGAGTTTCTGTATCACTGTGTATATGTTTTGAGATATGTAAAAGCACaacaatgtaaatatttgacTTATAGCATGTTTTATTGTACGTATAAATTTTATGTAATATTACATCCTTTGTATTAGTGTGTCTCTTTATCTACCAACAGCAATAAAACTGAACGGTGGCATTTATGTTTCGTGCGTCTGTGTCAATATattagttacatgtattatgatgtaAGCTACACTTGCATtgaagaaggttagacattcagataATAGAATATGGCAACAGAATCTGCAagcagagacacacacacaaacagacaaacagacgcCTCCAAACTGTATATCCATTTTTCTCAGACATAATTAGAGCTCAAGATTCTTTCTAAGTATGAAGATCAGTCCACTAAGACATTGAGATTGAATGTCACAATGGGAACCTGTTATCTGtgctttgtcattttttttgaaATAGCTCTAACCTTTATTTCTATATCAAAACTATTTCACTGTGGTCTGTCCTCGGGCGAACATACAGTATGTATTTAGTTAGGTAATCAGTGGCCCTGCCCcacatgacctttgacctgcattCGAGTTTTCTATTTTCTGAGTCAGACATATTTGTTCCGGACGGCTCCAAACGTAGACAAAACATTTCTACTCACCTTCCTTCGTACGGTGTGGTCATCGAACAGGTAGGGTGGCTCTTATCAAACGAAAATAGACTTTAGATTGTGGCATTCTTTGCAATAGTACCTCTATCTATTGACGGCGGCTGATGCTTCATGTGgccatggggaggggggcggcccTCGCGGCCTtgagaaaatatcatttttctaGGCCTCAAAACGTCGAATTCGTGTGCGATTTTGCACGGAAAGCATCGGCTATAGAATATTATTGTTTTTCACTTCGGCaacttattatcatttttttttctcccgtGCCTAAGTATGatcatatatattattatacGATAGTGTATCATATAAAGTTAATTGTTTTATATTTAATATAAAGTTGACGTCCTACAGCATGACCAGACAACAGGAGTTCATCTGTGGCCTCTCACACGAGGTGACCATAGCAGTCCTCCCCAGACTGAACATGGAGGAACTGATGTTTGAACTCAACAGAAGGATTCAAAATCTGGACAAAGagaacagcatcaaggacaggctggTCAGTATCCTAAGGGATGTAATGTTGGAGGAATACCGTCAGTGGGAAAAGTTAGAAGTCAGTCCTGAAGACAAAAGAACCATCCCGGAACATGAACAGGAGACAGAAGCCATGGACAACAATGTTCCAACTCCGTACACTTGTTCTTCAACCTCTGAAACACCTACCTCCATTAGGCAGGTGTTACGTGAAGATACATATAACTCAATGAGTACTTCTTGCAGAGACAAGTCTGCAGAAGATGGTGGAGCCTGTGAGGAAACACCTCTTTCTTCTTGTCAGCCAACTCCAGACCACACTGATGTAGGGAAGTGGGAATGCCGTATGTCCGAGGATGATCAAGCCAGGCACATTTCTCAGCCGTCTATCCCTGATCATCCGGAACGTAATACCTACGACAGAAGCAGACTTGAACAACTTGAAGAAGTGAAAATTGAGGAAACACCCTTGCCTCCTTGTCAAGTGATTCCAGACAAGGATTATGACAACATGGCGTCCTTTCTTCCCAGCAATAGCTCGCAAATCGATTCCAGATCCTACTTGTGTGATGTGTGCGGATTCAAAACATTGTACCCTGACAATCTCTCTAAGCACATGCAACGGCACACCGGACAAAGGCCTTTCATGTGTGACGAATGCGGTTACAGGGCGTACTCCAATTTCCGACTTGtcgaacacatgagaacacacagcGGTGAGAAACCATTCCAGTGCGGCATCTGCGACTACAAGGCGGCATTTAAAGCTGGAATAGCCGCTCATATGAAAAGGCACATGGACTTGAACAACGCGGATGCAGAACCGTTCACCTGTGGATTATGTGACTACAGGACGTACCGAAAGCAAGATATGAAACGGCACATGAAACACCACACTGGAGTGAAAACTCacaagtgtgaggaatgtgACTACAGCACAGCTTACAAGCAGGCTCTGGTAAGACACAGAAGACagcacactggagagaaaccctacgtTTGCCAAGTGTGTGGCTTCCAGACAAATGATAGTAGCAGTCTCGCCAGGCATGTGAGACGGAAACATCaatgaaagtacaatgtactgtcaGCTACCAGCCAGAAATGAAATGCTGTAAACATTAATTGCTGAAACTCTTGAAGGACAAACAGTTATACAAGTCCCTATGATTCAGAACATACTTTGTTACtgagaaatatatttttttagtacAATGCCAATGATTTTATGTGGAACAAAGTTTGAGTATGTGTATGTATCTAAAATTCAGCACAACAATATAGATAATACTCTAGTCAGCAAGTTTTTAATGTCAGTGTCGTTTTCTTCCCAAACAATCCAGACTATTAACGTTATTTGCCAACTATTCATAGGTTTTGTATGTAACGATATCaaattacatgtgtatgtagtaTAATGTACCATCTaaatgttagaaagataataaaatgtctgtcctAGTACTTGTTTAGGAATTTGAACCATTTGGATtaattgtaattttcaatgctccAAAAGTACGCCATTTCTTTATAAACATATGCCATGATAGCATCATAGATACAACAGAAATTGGATCATTATTGGAGTTTTCCAATTATATTCCATTGACACTTTTATGcctatttttttgtcatttttttgtccaaaaaaaaTTCGTGAAGTATTTCTATCTACTAGTTTTCTTGGCTCTGACCAAGATGAAGCACGTAgtaattaggtttttctgatattctaatttgttttatgtggtgcacacaaaaacattttggtgTACTTATTTTAGGTTGGGTCCACCTTCTCCCCAAAAtgattttccagtgctgataTTTTATACCCCTTTGGCAATTTACTTGTCTCAACACAGATGGCAGTAAGAACCATCTTAAGTCGTAGGTATGGTCCAGTCACAAGGGAGGATCCTTGAGTGCTCAAACATATGAGACAAGATTTAAAATAAAGACACCGTCAGTTGATACGTCTGTTGCTTTTCTTTTAAAAAGGCGAAAATGAAACAACTCCATTTTCCTTTACATTCTTCCTCATCTAGggtcatatttttttaaaatgcaaaatgtagatACACGTATTAAAGCTTAACATTGAGGACATAGTTCATAGACCCCAACTACGTACACCTAGGCGAAAGAGTGATACAGTACATGTTTAACAGTTGCctttttacatttgtatctggTGATTATTAACACCTATGGCATTTGAAAAACTAACAGAAATCTACATATCAAGTACTTATGTTTGTCTCTACCTGGAATTTGTTACACACAGTTCCTAGAAATACTGTTAAGTACTACTAGCTTTTTTCACGTAGGTTGTATTTGCTTTTAACACCAGAAATATCTTTAGCAGCTGATTTAGTAGCCATTAActattttctatcattttccTGCTCACGCGTATACGTACGATCACTcctttgttggtttgttttggttgGTCTGGTCGAGTCCGGAACTTGTCAGTACGTTACATGCAAAGAGCGTTCTGGTCCTCCTTATATCGTATTGTAGTTATAGTTCATTGCAAATtattgcccgtgggctaattacaggtacaatgtaacatgaaaggggatcggacaaacaaacaaatagtgcaGAACAGTGTGGAATATGTCTAGTCTATTGTAGTTCGTCAGTTATCGAAAGGCGGTATGATGAAGTCCCGCGACCGTGACAGACTAGCGTACCCAGATTTGTGAGATTTCCTTGCAAGTGGTGGCTTTGGTGGTCCTTCGACAGGTGGGTCGACTGGTGCGCTTTCCTCAGGCGTAAAGATTGACAGTTTTTTAAGGCCGTCTGAAAGCGACAGTGGGAGGGACAATGGTCGCGTTTTTGTTGGCTGATCACTAGAAGGTGATGTCGTCGGCCTGAGATTTTCCTTGGGTTTTGTACTTGGTGGCTCATTGTCGGGTTTGTGCGAAGCTGGATTGGCTGGTTTTTGTTGTAAGCTGCCCTTGTCATCGTTATCTACGGGAACATTTGGAGTTCGCCGAGGGAGGGGTTGAGGTTGCTGCCTTTCACTGCTTTTAGGGAATGTCGGAATGTTCCCTTTTCTAGCTTCTTCTTCTGATGGCTTCTGCCGTGGTAGCCGTGGTAAATGATCTGTTGATTTATCCTTAATCGTAGCAGGTGGTTTGTCTATGTTTGTTACTGGGATAGAAGGTACCTTCGTTGGGGACTGTGGAACATTTCCATCGGACGGCGGAAAGTTCCCTTCCTTAGGTTCATCCTCTGGTTTTCTCCGCTGCAGGTGGTCGGAAAGTATGTCCTGAATCTTCGGTGGCGGAGAGTCCGAGCTATTGAATGGTGGCTCCTTGGAAGCAGTTGTTGGGCCATTTCTCACCGACGAGGTCGGTGAGGAAGTCAACGAGTCGTAAGGCGTTATGGGGTCCAACGCAGACAGTCGTTTCCAGGGATTTTCCATCGGTGATGATGCTGGGCTCCCCTCATTTGATGATCCTTTCGGGGATCGAAAGAGCGGCAAGTCCagcaggtccggtttttctggggGTTTTGATGGTGTTTTACTGTTGTCATCTTTGTCCATGCCTTGAAAAGGGTCTTCTGCCATCTTCTGCCATCTTTTTCCTGTCAAGCGATGTGAGTGGGTTACTCCAAAAGCTCTCCGAACCATTTCTAGAGTGCCCGGAGTCAGGAATGGAATCGCGATTGTCGGTTTTCTGGTCGGGGATGGCCTGAAGCTGGTGCGGATTCATCCACTTGTCGGGGTTGACGACGTTTTCGGGAATGtcatcatcgtcgtcgtcgCTGTCAGTACTGTTGTCGTCTAAAATAGCCGTCTCTTGTGTCAATTTTTTGTCACTCCTGGGAGGTCCTGATGTGCGATCGGACGGGTCCCTGCTGTGCCGGTCAAGAATCTGCCCCGTGTCTTCATTTTGGTCTGGAAGAGCGAGGGGAACGCCTGGAGCAGTCCACTTTGTAGGATTACCGCCATCATCAGACAGTTCAACGCTGTCTGTACGGATACTGGTGCCACGATGCTCATTTTTAGCGTTGTCAGGAAGTGTAGACAAGGGACTTTTCTCGACGAGTTCGATACTTTCGTGTTTTTCGGGGCTTTCCTCGATCATAACTACAGGTACCTTCTTGGTACGATTGCCTCTTCGTTTTCTACACTTGTACACGATGCAGCAGAGCAAGCCAATGAGTATGTATGTTGCTACGATAGCAGCTACCGCGATTATAACCCACAGGCCGCTCAAGTCGCTTCTTCTTGCGGCGCCCGTTTTTGTCACTTGTCCGCCGCTCGGCTTGTCGTCTTTGTCAACCGGTACCCTGACGACGGAACCGTCCGGAAGCACCCCCGCCCCTAGTAAAGCACCTCCACTAACCGAAACGGCTTTCTGTGTCGTCCGATCTTTGTCGTAATTGGAACCACCCGGATACGGCGAGTCCCCTCTGTGCCTTGACTTCTCCGAAACACCATTTTCACCGCTCTGTGGCGGTAGCGACGACGGCGTCTGGCCACCTGAACCGGACAAGGGCCCACCTAAAGCGCCAGCACCAGCAGATGACTCGGACGTCATCGGTGTTATTTTTGAGCCTGAACCGTCCAAGACGCCTCCATCACCACCTGATGAAGTTGACGTCATTGGTGTTGTTTTTGACCCCGAACCGTCCAAGACCCCTCCACCGCCTGATGAAGTTGACGTCATTGGCGTTGTTTTTGACCCTGAACCTGGCACTAACGGAACGGCATTATTGTTCTCACCGGCGTTCTCGGTCGCTGCCAATGCCGCATCTCCCGATCCTTGGGTCGTTGACGGCAAGACGCCTTTTGGAGAGGTCTCAGCCCCTGATGCTGTATATTTTTTTGCTGACTCCGTCGTAGAAGGGGCTGAAGAACTAAGGATGTTGCCATTTGCTCCGTTTCCTGATAAAGTGTCCCCACCGCCACTTGAAGACGACTCCGACTTCGGCGTGCTCTGCACAGCTTCTTCCGGAGACGCAGAACTGCTACCGTGTTCAGATGGGGTTGTCTTCAATGGTGTCGTCTTGCCTTTAGTACTGCCCCTTCCTGCGGTACTCCACTGCGGGATAACCGGAGGTGTAGGTGATATTTCAGGGGGGATGACTCTTATCTCCTGAAAGGCCCATTTTGTCTTGTCCTTGGAGTCGGCACAGACGTAAGTCCCCGCGTGGTCGTTCTTGACGTAGATGGTCAGCTCGCCGCGGGCTTGCCACGTCTCATCCTCCACTAGCCACCACACCACGTCACCGTACGGATTCACTTTCGGGTCACAGGCCAGATTCACCGCATCTCCTTCCTCTATGTACATGACCTTCGATGACACCGCCTTCGGGAGCCCGCAAGTCATCCACTGGTCGGCGTTTTCCAGGTCCCCGATGTTCCATCCTCGGATATGGTACGGCATGGCGCATTTGATCTCGGTACTGAGACTTTCGCAATCCCGCAGCGGTTTCAGTGCACAGTCACACAGCCACGGATTCCAGTGGAGGTTCACCGTTTGTCCCTTCTCAGGGCAAAAACCTGCCGGAATCGTCTCCAGGCTGTTTCCCGATAGGTCCAAAAGCTTAAGATTTTTTAGCTGGTCAAACGGAATCTCTTCAACTGAGCTGATCGATGTGCTGGATAGATCAATCTCTTCTATCTGTTTCAACGACTGAAACACTGTCCGGAAAGTGACGTCACCAGATTCTCCGTCATATGAAGAGTCTTTAAGTTGGATGTCCACTGAAATTCGTCGCAGGGAACTGACGTCAGCTTGTTGTACGAGAGATCTAACACCTCAAGTTCGTTCAGTCCCGAAAATGCCTTTTCGTCGATGGTGTGGAGTCCGTTGTGTTTTAAAACAAGACTCTTCAGTTTACTGAAACGCTCAAGTTGGCCTGTCTTCAGCTCCTCTATCTTGTTGTGCATGAGGTTCAAGGAGACGACGTCATCGGGTATTCCTTCGGGAATCTCCTTGAAGCCCCTGTATTCACAGGACACGGACAGTCCGTCGGAAGAGTCGGAACAGGAGCACGCGAAACTCTGCCGGTTGCCGTCACACGCGGGCTGCGCATGAGCCACATTTACAATGATTGCCGCGATGAACGATCCCAACAGTAGTTTGTGCATAGCGGATGTCATCTTTTTGTCTTTAGAAAGAGGCACAGAAGGTCGCAGTTAACAGGATAAATTTGGCTGGTGTAAAGGGCCGCTCCCATGTACATGGACAGCTAGGCGAATCTGCACTTCTTCTTGCTTCAGACAGGAGACGCACTTGCACTGTTACAGTCCCGGGGCACTTGGTTGTTGTTATTAGGTCGTTTGCCTGAGgctgtaaaaacaaaacatggaaGAAATGTTTAAGATACCTGACTTAAAGACCACGTAAATTTACATAAAGCATCTTTAAGTTACGTATTCTATGTTTTCCCTTTTCTCGTTAAGTCAAGTCTAAGAAATACAGTCAGTCTGGAATAAT comes from Branchiostoma floridae strain S238N-H82 chromosome 19, Bfl_VNyyK, whole genome shotgun sequence and encodes:
- the LOC118406402 gene encoding zinc finger protein 39-like, whose amino-acid sequence is MTRQQEFICGLSHKVTIAVLPRLNMEELMFELNRRIGNLDQEDSIKDRLVSILRDVMLEEYRQLERKAEISMPGKEQETIIIQRDISMAYAEMTSTPDASQQSSGLDLVNSKENNDTSNEVFTHTRELALNAVQAQLTATIPPSNTTLTQMNTTVECIKREDDAMATEDGAGRGYHDELNMDTLTFSTQVLDAVNSTSNTYTEKPVEDDKPCQETAVASALCEPTSDHTERHTCIKTECHEPEDDYISLPSNWNQNECYTDDRDTALINGEHEDSPKVNIEETPSTSCKLTPDRACKNRVSLLSDKNSGINCKGHVRDIRGFNTSNAHNISKPNRQCYKAEEKPFMCGECGYRASNKTRLVEHMRTHTGEKLFKCNQCHYQASLKSSLVKHMKKHSDEEPYCCDICEYKTYNWSHIKRHMKYHAGVRPYKCEQCEYSAVDKSDLTKHRRRHTGERPYSCQVCDYKASQRGSLVWHMKTRHQCK
- the LOC118406406 gene encoding zinc finger protein 764-like gives rise to the protein MTRQQEFICGLSHEVTIAVLPRLNMEELMFELNRRIQNLDKENSIKDRLVSILRDVMLEEYRQWEKLEVSPEDKRTIPEHEQETEAMDNNVPTPYTCSSTSETPTSIRQVLREDTYNSMSTSCRDKSAEDGGACEETPLSSCQPTPDHTDVGKWECRMSEDDQARHISQPSIPDHPERNTYDRSRLEQLEEVKIEETPLPPCQVIPDKDYDNMASFLPSNSSQIDSRSYLCDVCGFKTLYPDNLSKHMQRHTGQRPFMCDECGYRAYSNFRLVEHMRTHSGEKPFQCGICDYKAAFKAGIAAHMKRHMDLNNADAEPFTCGLCDYRTYRKQDMKRHMKHHTGVKTHKCEECDYSTAYKQALVRHRRQHTGEKPYVCQVCGFQTNDSSSLARHVRRKHQ
- the LOC118407071 gene encoding uncharacterized protein LOC118407071, whose amino-acid sequence is MPYHIRGWNIGDLENADQWMTCGLPKAVSSKVMYIEEGDAVNLACDPKVNPYGDVVWWLVEDETWQARGELTIYVKNDHAGTYVCADSKDKTKWAFQEIRVIPPEISPTPPVIPQWSTAGRGSTKGKTTPLKTTPSEHGSSSASPEEAVQSTPKSESSSSGGGDTLSGNGANGNILSSSAPSTTESAKKYTASGAETSPKGVLPSTTQGSGDAALAATENAGENNNAVPLVPGSGSKTTPMTSTSSGGGGVLDGSGSKTTPMTSTSSGGDGGVLDGSGSKITPMTSESSAGAGALGGPLSGSGGQTPSSLPPQSGENGVSEKSRHRGDSPYPGGSNYDKDRTTQKAVSVSGGALLGAGVLPDGSVVRVPVDKDDKPSGGQVTKTGAARRSDLSGLWVIIAVAAIVATYILIGLLCCIVYKCRKRRGNRTKKVPVVMIEESPEKHESIELVEKSPLSTLPDNAKNEHRGTSIRTDSVELSDDGGNPTKWTAPGVPLALPDQNEDTGQILDRHSRDPSDRTSGPPRSDKKLTQETAILDDNSTDSDDDDDDIPENVVNPDKWMNPHQLQAIPDQKTDNRDSIPDSGHSRNGSESFWSNPLTSLDRKKMAEDGRRPFSRHGQR
- the LOC118407072 gene encoding leucine-rich repeat-containing protein 3-like — its product is MHKLLLGSFIAAIIVNVAHAQPACDGNRQSFACSCSDSSDGLSVSCEYRGFKEIPEGIPDDVVSLNLMHNKIEELKTGQLERFSKLKSLVLKHNGLHTIDEKAFSGLNELEVLDLSYNKLTSVPCDEFQWTSNLKTLHMTENLVTSLSGQCFSR